The proteins below are encoded in one region of Parvicella tangerina:
- a CDS encoding DUF3127 domain-containing protein yields the protein MSELKLTGKIKVIYDLQTWDSGFSKREFVVTTQEQYPQDVKFEAIKDKAAQLDTVAVGDDVDVSFNVRGNEYNGKYYVNLQAWRIQKATAGAPATPPMPEKPDTAIESFGEEEDDLPF from the coding sequence ATGAGTGAATTAAAACTAACAGGAAAAATTAAAGTAATCTATGATTTACAAACTTGGGATTCTGGTTTTTCAAAAAGAGAGTTCGTTGTAACTACTCAAGAACAGTACCCACAGGATGTTAAGTTTGAAGCGATAAAGGATAAAGCAGCCCAACTTGATACAGTGGCAGTTGGTGACGATGTTGACGTTTCTTTTAACGTAAGAGGAAATGAATATAATGGTAAGTACTATGTTAATCTTCAGGCTTGGAGAATTCAGAAGGCTACGGCAGGAGCACCAGCTACGCCTCCTATGCCAGAAAAACCAGATACAGCAATTGAGTCATTTGGTGAGGAAGAAGACGACCTACCATTCTAA
- a CDS encoding flavin reductase family protein, with protein MLTIDTSVTKNPKLHHYLLGAVGPRPICFASTVDRDGNRNLAPFSFFNVFSSNPPIAVFSPANSGRTGLPKDTLLNVKEVPEVVINIVNYDVVHQMSLSSSPYEKQVDEFVKSGLTPIASESIRPYRVKECPVQMECKVLEVKALGEGGGAGNLVICEVLKIHIADEVLNEEQMIDQQKIDLVARMGGNWYCRADENSMFEIKKPITTCGIGVDAIPEEVLNSGEFSPNELGQLGGIEELPDETAVNDFKLIELSDLFVELEDDPIKLEKELYKIAKKYLLEENIEEAWKAILSFNN; from the coding sequence ATGCTTACAATTGACACATCGGTAACGAAAAATCCTAAACTTCATCACTACTTGCTGGGAGCGGTAGGACCCAGACCGATCTGTTTTGCGAGTACTGTTGATCGTGATGGTAATCGCAATTTGGCACCGTTTAGTTTCTTCAACGTATTTAGTTCTAATCCTCCTATTGCTGTATTTTCACCAGCTAATAGTGGTAGAACTGGGTTGCCTAAGGATACTTTACTCAATGTTAAGGAAGTACCCGAGGTGGTGATCAACATTGTTAATTACGATGTGGTACACCAGATGTCGTTGTCAAGCTCGCCATACGAAAAGCAGGTGGATGAATTTGTCAAAAGTGGGTTGACGCCTATAGCATCGGAGTCGATTAGACCTTACAGAGTAAAAGAGTGTCCTGTTCAAATGGAGTGTAAAGTATTGGAGGTAAAAGCGCTTGGTGAAGGCGGAGGAGCAGGAAACCTGGTTATTTGTGAGGTGCTGAAAATTCACATTGCTGACGAGGTGTTGAATGAAGAACAGATGATTGATCAGCAAAAAATTGATTTAGTTGCCAGAATGGGCGGTAACTGGTATTGTAGAGCAGATGAAAATTCAATGTTTGAGATCAAAAAGCCAATCACCACTTGTGGGATAGGGGTTGATGCAATTCCTGAAGAGGTTCTTAATAGTGGTGAGTTTAGTCCTAATGAATTGGGGCAATTGGGGGGTATAGAAGAATTGCCTGATGAAACAGCTGTCAATGATTTCAAATTAATTGAACTGAGCGATCTCTTTGTGGAACTGGAAGATGATCCCATAAAGTTGGAGAAAGAGTTGTATAAGATCGCAAAAAAGTATTTACTTGAGGAGAACATTGAGGAGGCCTGGAAAGCCATCCTTTCATTTAATAATTAG
- a CDS encoding deoxynucleoside kinase, with protein MIQYKYIAIEGNIGAGKSTLAKFLHNYFGGGLLLEEFEDNDSLKEFYENPDFALNAELQFVLDRSHQLYRFHQQVNNFIIADYIPLKSLIFARKNLRLEEFKLYEPIAKKMLEGYPQPDLILYLDRSIEELQENITKRGRSYELSMSKDYLNSIQDGYENYLFEMVNVPILKVKAKEIDLRKPAQLASAFQRIFQTDYATAVRNVDLKVLMENTTAI; from the coding sequence TTGATCCAATACAAGTACATAGCGATTGAAGGAAATATTGGGGCGGGAAAATCTACCTTGGCCAAATTCTTACATAATTATTTTGGCGGGGGTCTTTTATTAGAAGAATTTGAGGATAACGACTCTCTCAAGGAGTTTTACGAAAATCCGGACTTTGCGCTGAATGCAGAGCTTCAATTTGTTTTGGATCGTAGTCATCAGTTGTACCGTTTTCACCAACAAGTGAATAACTTCATAATCGCTGATTATATTCCTCTGAAAAGCTTAATTTTTGCCAGGAAGAATTTACGCTTAGAGGAATTCAAGTTATATGAGCCAATAGCAAAAAAGATGCTCGAGGGATACCCACAACCAGACCTCATTCTATACCTCGATAGATCCATTGAAGAATTGCAGGAGAATATTACGAAGCGAGGAAGATCTTACGAATTGTCAATGTCTAAAGATTACCTAAACAGCATTCAGGATGGCTATGAAAACTATCTGTTTGAGATGGTAAATGTTCCCATACTTAAGGTTAAAGCAAAGGAGATTGATTTGCGTAAACCAGCTCAATTGGCAAGTGCCTTCCAACGGATTTTCCAAACGGACTATGCCACAGCTGTTAGAAATGTAGACCTCAAAGTTTTGATGGAGAATACAACAGCTATTTAG
- the folK gene encoding 2-amino-4-hydroxy-6-hydroxymethyldihydropteridine diphosphokinase → MARVGLIIGSNLEDRLGYMEKAVSSLGLHVGKLLAKSSIYVSPPWGYESTNEYYNQVLLFDTSLEPAHLLHFCLRIEKLLGRVRKDEKEGYSDRTIDIDILYYDNLTLEEDNLIIPHPRMHQRKFCLLPLFEVNPDWVHPVYQKDLVQLIDSCTDDSDISRLS, encoded by the coding sequence ATGGCAAGAGTTGGATTGATCATAGGAAGTAACCTTGAAGATAGGTTAGGCTATATGGAGAAGGCGGTCTCTTCTTTGGGACTGCATGTTGGTAAGTTATTGGCAAAATCATCTATTTATGTTTCTCCTCCCTGGGGTTATGAAAGTACAAATGAGTATTACAATCAAGTGCTATTGTTCGATACTTCATTAGAACCAGCGCATTTGCTTCATTTCTGTTTGCGAATTGAAAAATTGTTAGGTCGAGTAAGGAAGGATGAGAAAGAGGGGTATTCAGATCGTACAATTGATATCGATATACTTTATTACGATAACCTGACTTTAGAAGAGGATAACTTAATTATCCCCCATCCAAGAATGCATCAAAGGAAATTCTGTTTACTTCCACTTTTTGAAGTCAACCCAGATTGGGTGCACCCCGTATATCAAAAAGATCTCGTTCAATTGATCGACAGCTGTACGGACGATTCGGATATTAGCAGGCTATCTTGA
- a CDS encoding PorP/SprF family type IX secretion system membrane protein: MKTLLFTLTFLWTLSFTAQDPFFYSTRTLRVYNNPAFSGLNKSFSADVGYRHQWPRVSGDYITSVTAFNQYLGKGNGVSLQLFTDNAAQTIYKRQITVGYAKRVRLADDHFLSAGVDLSYFQKRLDPSRLTFGGMIDPRQGYVYPASGLGQYKTTVANMDMSAGVMYYSSFLYAGFSIKHITEPDQSFLLNLTSPDVLPRMYFGQLGAKFRLGEDWSLVPHLEFRSQGSFQTLLSGLKVNWKKFYFNGGIQNFNTFYTALGFEAEHVRFAYDLVTYTGFGNDEVFFAHEFFVGLDLTLFKKENENFFDF, translated from the coding sequence ATGAAAACGCTTTTATTCACCCTTACTTTCCTTTGGACACTGTCTTTTACTGCACAGGATCCTTTTTTCTATTCCACTCGGACGTTGAGAGTTTATAACAATCCAGCCTTTAGTGGCTTGAATAAAAGTTTTTCGGCTGATGTTGGATACCGTCATCAATGGCCGAGGGTTTCAGGAGATTATATTACCTCAGTAACTGCCTTTAACCAGTATTTGGGAAAGGGGAATGGTGTTTCCCTTCAGCTGTTTACAGATAACGCAGCACAAACCATCTATAAAAGACAAATTACGGTTGGATATGCTAAACGGGTGCGCTTGGCTGATGATCATTTTCTTTCCGCAGGGGTTGATCTGAGCTACTTCCAGAAACGATTAGACCCCAGTAGGTTGACTTTCGGAGGGATGATTGACCCAAGACAAGGATACGTTTATCCAGCTTCAGGACTAGGACAATATAAAACCACCGTTGCAAATATGGATATGAGTGCTGGAGTAATGTATTATAGCTCTTTTTTGTATGCGGGTTTTTCGATCAAACATATCACAGAGCCAGACCAGAGTTTTTTGCTCAACTTAACCTCTCCTGATGTACTTCCCAGAATGTATTTTGGGCAACTTGGGGCAAAGTTTAGGCTAGGGGAAGACTGGTCATTAGTCCCTCACTTAGAGTTTAGGAGTCAGGGCAGTTTTCAGACTTTGCTGAGTGGGTTGAAGGTAAACTGGAAAAAGTTTTACTTTAACGGAGGCATACAGAATTTCAATACGTTTTACACGGCACTCGGGTTTGAAGCTGAGCACGTCCGTTTTGCCTATGATCTGGTAACCTACACTGGTTTTGGAAATGATGAGGTGTTTTTTGCGCACGAGTTTTTTGTAGGCTTGGATCTAACTTTGTTTAAGAAAGAGAATGAGAATTTCTTTGACTTTTGA
- the bshB1 gene encoding bacillithiol biosynthesis deacetylase BshB1, giving the protein MKLDILAFAAHPDDVELAASGTVIKHIKQGKKVGIIDLTRGELGTRGSGELRDEEAKESAEILQLSVRHNLDLGDGFFEINENTLKAIIRMIRLYQPTIILCNSLSDRHPDHGRAGDLVSRAAFLSGLRKIETIHLGENQHAHRPKAIYRYIQDYWIKPDIVIDISKEMNQKLESIQAFKSQFYDPSSDEPETPISSKDFMAFIDARARQFGRLINTTYGEGFNVERPLGVEDLTQLL; this is encoded by the coding sequence ATGAAACTTGATATTTTGGCGTTCGCAGCGCACCCTGATGATGTTGAACTTGCCGCTAGTGGCACAGTGATCAAGCATATCAAGCAAGGCAAAAAGGTGGGAATCATCGACTTGACTAGAGGAGAGTTAGGAACAAGAGGCAGTGGTGAACTCAGAGATGAAGAAGCTAAAGAATCTGCGGAAATACTCCAATTATCTGTGCGTCATAACCTGGATCTTGGTGACGGTTTTTTTGAAATCAACGAAAACACCCTTAAGGCAATCATTAGAATGATCAGGCTCTATCAACCCACCATCATACTTTGTAATTCATTGTCAGACAGACACCCCGACCATGGTAGAGCAGGAGACCTGGTTAGTCGGGCAGCGTTTCTGTCAGGTTTGCGAAAAATTGAAACCATTCATCTGGGAGAAAACCAGCACGCTCATCGACCAAAGGCTATCTACAGATATATTCAAGATTACTGGATTAAACCAGATATAGTAATTGACATATCTAAAGAAATGAATCAGAAACTAGAAAGTATTCAGGCATTCAAGTCACAATTCTATGATCCAAGCAGTGATGAGCCTGAAACACCGATCTCTTCCAAAGATTTTATGGCCTTTATTGATGCCAGAGCCAGACAGTTTGGAAGATTGATCAACACCACCTATGGTGAGGGGTTTAACGTGGAGCGTCCACTAGGTGTTGAAGATTTAACCCAACTTCTCTAA
- a CDS encoding Cbp1 family collagen-binding glycoprotein adhesin: protein MKKYLFIALAIGLFSCQQETENPTETPGENNTINNKELNDLKAENLDLKHQIAVKDSMYNYYAAYMNDIRTNLDLIQGKQKNLFDKTANPEMLSATDPNIVEDIQELGKLLNDNQAKIAKLKAEIKNNNTQMNAFEEMIISLSEEVEMKNMEIYQLQQEMENMDAAFGELFEAFKEKSETLESTTNELNTAFFAYGTKKELIENNVITTEGGFIGIGKNKELADDFNQDYFTEVNIMDLSEISLGFDKVELITTHPSGSYAFKGDDQITKLVINDPKTFWSVSKYLVMVVK from the coding sequence ATGAAAAAGTATCTTTTTATCGCATTAGCCATTGGTTTATTTTCCTGCCAGCAAGAGACCGAAAATCCAACGGAGACTCCTGGAGAGAATAATACCATTAATAACAAAGAGTTGAACGACCTAAAGGCGGAGAATCTTGATCTTAAGCATCAAATTGCTGTAAAAGATTCTATGTATAACTATTATGCGGCCTACATGAATGATATTCGTACCAACCTCGATCTTATTCAGGGGAAACAGAAGAACTTATTTGATAAAACGGCTAACCCAGAAATGTTATCAGCAACGGATCCAAATATCGTGGAAGATATTCAGGAACTCGGGAAGTTATTGAATGATAACCAGGCAAAAATCGCCAAACTGAAAGCAGAGATCAAAAACAACAACACGCAAATGAATGCTTTCGAGGAGATGATCATTTCATTGTCTGAGGAAGTAGAAATGAAAAACATGGAAATTTACCAACTTCAGCAAGAAATGGAAAACATGGACGCAGCATTTGGTGAATTGTTTGAGGCTTTTAAGGAAAAAAGTGAGACACTGGAATCAACAACCAATGAATTGAATACGGCATTCTTTGCATACGGCACCAAAAAGGAACTTATTGAAAACAATGTGATCACTACAGAAGGTGGTTTCATTGGTATTGGTAAGAATAAAGAGTTAGCTGATGATTTTAACCAAGATTACTTTACTGAAGTTAATATTATGGATCTATCAGAAATCTCTCTAGGATTCGACAAGGTGGAACTGATTACTACTCACCCATCTGGTTCTTATGCGTTTAAGGGAGATGATCAAATCACAAAGTTGGTAATTAATGATCCGAAAACATTCTGGAGTGTCTCCAAATATCTTGTAATGGTAGTGAAGTAA
- a CDS encoding YdcF family protein, whose protein sequence is MILLVFKTPILKGIGNYLMPQTPLEKADAIFVLGGNSVDRPVLAAKLYHEEWSDRIIPMGANFNLVQEVLIGCNPDCESDDCDPCKPDALIMQEVLEEKLNVPYESIVPLPEGTSTKEESDAILAFSKKNNYQKIIVVSDLFHLRRISYVFIEKFQKEGIKVILRGAKNSQYNESMWWKYEQGLIMVNNEYMKLVYYWLKGF, encoded by the coding sequence GTGATACTTTTAGTTTTCAAGACACCGATTCTAAAGGGCATTGGTAACTACCTGATGCCTCAAACCCCGTTAGAGAAAGCTGACGCTATTTTCGTTTTGGGCGGTAATTCTGTTGACAGACCGGTGTTAGCCGCAAAGCTTTACCATGAAGAATGGAGCGATCGTATCATTCCAATGGGTGCAAATTTTAATCTTGTTCAAGAAGTGCTAATAGGTTGCAACCCAGATTGTGAATCAGATGACTGCGACCCTTGCAAGCCAGATGCCTTGATCATGCAGGAGGTTTTAGAGGAAAAGTTGAATGTTCCCTATGAATCAATTGTACCGCTTCCAGAGGGGACGAGTACTAAAGAAGAAAGTGATGCTATTTTAGCCTTTTCAAAAAAGAACAATTATCAAAAGATTATTGTCGTTTCAGACCTTTTTCACTTGAGGAGAATTTCCTATGTCTTTATTGAGAAGTTTCAAAAAGAAGGGATCAAAGTAATTCTAAGGGGTGCTAAAAACAGTCAGTATAATGAATCCATGTGGTGGAAATATGAGCAAGGTTTAATTATGGTCAACAATGAATATATGAAACTTGTCTACTACTGGCTCAAAGGATTTTAA
- a CDS encoding YciI family protein — translation MRKLATPIVVFVALLTSCTSPSSDAVEESKTTPEAKHSSAEPLNTFEYDSVYAAKLGADDYGMKSYVMAFLKSGPNRPEDPDLIDSLQAAHLGNIHKLAEEGKLVLAGPFYGGNDELRGIYIFDTDSIEEAASWTATDPAIIYGSLEMELKKWYGSAALMEVNNLHKKAAKIDF, via the coding sequence ATGAGAAAGTTAGCGACCCCAATAGTGGTTTTTGTAGCGCTGCTTACCTCCTGCACTTCTCCTAGTTCTGATGCAGTTGAAGAGTCTAAGACTACTCCTGAAGCGAAGCACAGTTCAGCAGAACCATTGAATACGTTTGAGTATGATTCCGTATATGCGGCAAAACTAGGAGCTGATGATTATGGGATGAAAAGTTATGTAATGGCATTCTTAAAAAGTGGACCCAATCGTCCGGAAGACCCTGATTTGATTGATTCTCTTCAGGCTGCACATTTAGGTAATATTCATAAACTGGCTGAAGAGGGTAAACTAGTTTTGGCTGGTCCATTCTATGGTGGTAACGATGAGCTAAGAGGAATTTATATTTTCGATACCGATTCGATTGAAGAGGCGGCATCGTGGACCGCAACAGATCCAGCAATAATTTATGGCAGCTTGGAAATGGAGCTTAAAAAATGGTATGGTTCGGCAGCCTTGATGGAGGTGAATAATTTACATAAAAAGGCAGCTAAGATTGATTTTTAA
- a CDS encoding YebC/PmpR family DNA-binding transcriptional regulator, with protein MGRAFEFRKARKFKRWGQMAKTFTKIGKEISMAVKEGGPNPESNARLRAAIQNAKGANMPKTNIENAIKKASSKDTANMDEVTYEGYGPYGIAVFIETVTDNPTRTVANVRMIFRKFEGSLGTNGSLEFLFDRKANFTIKSEGVDLEELELSLIDYGLEELEGDEEEVLIVTEFADFGSMQKGLEELGHEIVSAEKVRNPLSTVKLEGEERETIEKMIDMFEDDDDIVNVFTNLE; from the coding sequence ATGGGAAGAGCATTTGAGTTTAGAAAGGCAAGGAAGTTTAAAAGGTGGGGGCAGATGGCGAAAACCTTTACCAAAATTGGTAAGGAGATTTCGATGGCCGTTAAGGAAGGAGGTCCTAACCCAGAGAGCAATGCACGTTTAAGAGCTGCCATTCAAAATGCGAAAGGGGCAAATATGCCTAAAACGAACATCGAGAATGCCATAAAAAAGGCATCTTCGAAGGATACGGCAAATATGGATGAAGTGACCTATGAAGGGTATGGACCTTATGGGATTGCGGTATTCATTGAGACGGTTACGGATAATCCAACCAGAACGGTTGCAAATGTGAGAATGATCTTTAGAAAGTTTGAGGGTAGTTTGGGAACAAATGGCTCATTGGAGTTTCTTTTTGATCGAAAAGCGAACTTCACCATCAAGTCTGAAGGGGTAGACCTCGAGGAACTTGAGCTAAGCCTCATTGATTATGGGCTGGAAGAACTAGAGGGAGATGAGGAAGAAGTATTGATCGTTACAGAATTCGCTGACTTTGGATCGATGCAGAAAGGGCTTGAAGAGCTTGGTCATGAGATCGTTTCTGCCGAAAAGGTAAGAAACCCATTGTCTACGGTTAAGTTAGAAGGCGAAGAAAGGGAAACTATTGAAAAAATGATCGATATGTTTGAGGATGATGATGATATTGTAAACGTCTTTACTAACCTTGAATGA